A region from the Triticum aestivum cultivar Chinese Spring chromosome 3D, IWGSC CS RefSeq v2.1, whole genome shotgun sequence genome encodes:
- the LOC123077307 gene encoding cysteine-rich receptor-like protein kinase 2 isoform X1 — MRSVALALARDVSRPSCPVSKSSSPTNFPFHSPRSPSPGQPPPPPFGQIYIRPVVSVRSGGHRIAHPKPTHHLPSRKFPPQHAPTQPTMAPPTHRLLLLLALACALCAAAAGDPRTAVAGQSCAPGSAVSGPVLADNFVPAMDDLNSNVSANGFGTSAVGARGPNTVFGLGQCHRDLSPLDCKLCFAEVRSLLPKCYPRVGGRLFLDGCFGRYGNYSFLGEALGPADARVCAPGNASNLRGFADAARAAVANVTEAAVRGDADGYAVASASAGGATAFALAQCWGSLNATACGQCLRAAARAAAGCAPATEGRALYTGCYLRYSTRLFWNVNATAGSGSSGKNGVVWILVGSFLGAFIVVLIIAFLAWKKGILRRKKQSKSFIDMYGDGVSVRIAQSSLNFKYEELRKATNYFDPANKLGQGSNGAVYKAVMPDGKEVAVKRLFLNTREWVEQFFNEVELISQVRHKNLVKLLGCSVNGPESLLVYEYYFNKSLELFLFDASRSRKLTWDLRVCIIQGIAEGLSYLHEESEIRIIHRDIKASNILLDDKYKPKITDFGLARAFAADITHLTTGVAGTLGYMAPEYIVHGHLTEKADVFSYGVLLLEIVTGKRCSGPIGSHGGQALLTKVWKHYKDNTVETIIDPIIYKDTIRHKVLHIVQIGLLCTQANPGDRPTMTKVVELLRSHKHDVEIVLSDPPFLNVEGVEDMKQGEQSRLLSAHSGPSVSGSSRSYLNGR; from the exons ATGCGATCTGTTGCACTTGCACTTGCACGTGACGTGTCCCGGCCGTCTTGCCCAGTGTCCAAATCCAGCAGCCCAACCAACTTCCCGTTCCATTCGCCCCGGTCGCCATCGCCGGGCCAGCCGCCTCCTCCACCTTTTGGGCAAATTTACATTAGACCCGTCGTCTCCGTCCGGTCCGGCGGCCACCGGATCGCTCACCCCAAACCCACCCACCACCTACCTAGCCGTAAGTTCCCACCGCAACACGCCCCCACGcagccaaccatggcaccgcccacgcaccggctcctcctcctcctcgcgctcgccTGCGCGCTCTGCGCCGCGGCGGCGGGGGACCCGCGCACGGCCGTGGCGGGCCAGTCCTGCGCGCCGGGGTCGGCCGTCTCCGGCCCCGTCCTGGCGGACAACTTCGTGCCGGCCATGGACGACCTCAACAGCAACGTCAGCGCCAACGGCTTCGGCACCTCGGCCGTGGGCGCCAGGGGCCCCAACACGGTCTTCGGCCTGGGCCAGTGCCACCGCGACCTCTCCCCGCTCGACTGCAAGCTCTGCTTCGCCGAGGTCCGGTCGCTGCTCCCCAAGTGCTACCCGCGGGTCGGGGGCCGCCTCTTCCTCGACGGCTGCTTCGGCCGCTACGGCAACTACTCCTTCCTCGGCGAGGCCCTCGGGCCAGCCGACGCCAGGGTCTGCGCCCCGGGGAACGCGAGCAACCTGCGGGGGTTTGCGGACGCGGCCAGGGCCGCGGTGGCCAACGTGACCGAGGCGGCGGTGCGCGGCGACGCCGACGGGTACGCGGTCGCGTCGGCGAGCGCGGGGGGCGCCACGGCCTTCGCGCTCGCGCAGTGCTGGGGGAGCCTCAACGCCACCGCGTGCGGCCAGTGCCTCCGCgccgcggcgcgcgcggcggccggGTGCGCGCCGGCGACGGAGGGCCGGGCGCTCTACACCGGCTGCTACCTCCGCTACTCCACGCGCCTCTTCTGGAATGTGAACGCCACGGCGGGGTCGGGATCATCAG GAAAGAATGGCGTCGTTTGGATATTAGTGGGTTCCTTTCTAGGTGCTTTTATAGTTGTCCTCATTATTGCTTTTCTGGCTTGGAAAAAGGGAATTCTGAGGAGAAAGAAACAGTCAAAATCATTCATAG ATATGTATGGAGATGGAGTCTCTGTCAGAATTGCACAGTCCAGTTTAAATTTCAAATATGAAGAGCTAAGGAAAGCAACAAATTATTTCGATCCAGCAAACAAACTTGGTCAAGGGAGCAACGGAGCTGTATACAAG GCTGTTATGCCAGATGGAAAAGAAGTTGCTGTCAAGAGGCTTTTCCTAAATACAAGGGAGTGGGTCGAGCAGTTTTTCAATGAAGTCGAACTCATAAGTCAGGTTCGCCATAAGAATCTAGTGAAGTTGCTTGGCTGCAGCGTGAATGGCCCAGAGAGCTTGCTTGTTTATGAATACTACTTCAACAAGAGCCTTGAACTATTCTTGTTTG ATGCAAGTCGTAGCAGAAAATTAACCTGGGATCTGAGGGTTTGTATCATTCAAGGCATTGCAGAGGGGCTTTCTTATCTCCATGAGGAATCAGAAATACGGATTATCCACCGAGACATCAAAGCTAGTAATATTTTGTTGGATGATAAGTATAAGCCCAAAATAACAGATTTTGGTCTTGCAAGAGCATTTGCAGCAGACATAACTCATCTTACAACTGGTGTCGCTGGAACATT AGGCTACATGGCTCCTGAATATATCGTGCATGGCCATCTTACGGAGAAGGCCGATGTCTTCAGCTATGGTGTTCTTCTTCTGGAGATTGTAACGGGGAAAAGATGTAGCGGCCCAATTGGCTCACACGGAGGGCAGGCGTTGTTAACAAAG GTATGGAAGCACTACAAGGACAACACAGTAGAGACGATTATCGATCCGATCATCTACAAAGACACGATCCGGCATAAGGTCTTGCATATAGTGCAGATCGGGCTGCTATGCACCCAAGCGAACCCTGGTGACAGGCCTACGATGACCAAGGTCGTCGAGCTGCTGAGAAGCCACAAGCATGATGTCGAGATTGTCCTGAGTGATCCTCCATTTCTGAATGTTGAGGGGGTTGAGGATATGAAACAAGGGGAGCAGTCGCGGTTGTTGTCCGCACACTCTGGTCCTTCAGTGTCAGGGTCGTCTCGGTCTTACTTGAATGGAAGATAA
- the LOC123077307 gene encoding cysteine-rich receptor-like protein kinase 2 isoform X2 — translation MRSVALALARDVSRPSCPVSKSSSPTNFPFHSPRSPSPGQPPPPPFGQIYIRPVVSVRSGGHRIAHPKPTHHLPSRKFPPQHAPTQPTMAPPTHRLLLLLALACALCAAAAGDPRTAVAGQSCAPGSAVSGPVLADNFVPAMDDLNSNVSANGFGTSAVGARGPNTVFGLGQCHRDLSPLDCKLCFAEVRSLLPKCYPRVGGRLFLDGCFGRYGNYSFLGEALGPADARVCAPGNASNLRGFADAARAAVANVTEAAVRGDADGYAVASASAGGATAFALAQCWGSLNATACGQCLRAAARAAAGCAPATEGRALYTGCYLRYSTRLFWNVNATAGSGSSGKNGVVWILVGSFLGAFIVVLIIAFLAWKKGILRRKKQSKSFIDMYGDGVSVRIAQSSLNFKYEELRKATNYFDPANKLGQGSNGAVYKAVMPDGKEVAVKRLFLNTREWVEQFFNEVELISQVRHKNLVKLLGCSVNGPESLLVYEYYFNKSLELFLFGIAEGLSYLHEESEIRIIHRDIKASNILLDDKYKPKITDFGLARAFAADITHLTTGVAGTLGYMAPEYIVHGHLTEKADVFSYGVLLLEIVTGKRCSGPIGSHGGQALLTKVWKHYKDNTVETIIDPIIYKDTIRHKVLHIVQIGLLCTQANPGDRPTMTKVVELLRSHKHDVEIVLSDPPFLNVEGVEDMKQGEQSRLLSAHSGPSVSGSSRSYLNGR, via the exons ATGCGATCTGTTGCACTTGCACTTGCACGTGACGTGTCCCGGCCGTCTTGCCCAGTGTCCAAATCCAGCAGCCCAACCAACTTCCCGTTCCATTCGCCCCGGTCGCCATCGCCGGGCCAGCCGCCTCCTCCACCTTTTGGGCAAATTTACATTAGACCCGTCGTCTCCGTCCGGTCCGGCGGCCACCGGATCGCTCACCCCAAACCCACCCACCACCTACCTAGCCGTAAGTTCCCACCGCAACACGCCCCCACGcagccaaccatggcaccgcccacgcaccggctcctcctcctcctcgcgctcgccTGCGCGCTCTGCGCCGCGGCGGCGGGGGACCCGCGCACGGCCGTGGCGGGCCAGTCCTGCGCGCCGGGGTCGGCCGTCTCCGGCCCCGTCCTGGCGGACAACTTCGTGCCGGCCATGGACGACCTCAACAGCAACGTCAGCGCCAACGGCTTCGGCACCTCGGCCGTGGGCGCCAGGGGCCCCAACACGGTCTTCGGCCTGGGCCAGTGCCACCGCGACCTCTCCCCGCTCGACTGCAAGCTCTGCTTCGCCGAGGTCCGGTCGCTGCTCCCCAAGTGCTACCCGCGGGTCGGGGGCCGCCTCTTCCTCGACGGCTGCTTCGGCCGCTACGGCAACTACTCCTTCCTCGGCGAGGCCCTCGGGCCAGCCGACGCCAGGGTCTGCGCCCCGGGGAACGCGAGCAACCTGCGGGGGTTTGCGGACGCGGCCAGGGCCGCGGTGGCCAACGTGACCGAGGCGGCGGTGCGCGGCGACGCCGACGGGTACGCGGTCGCGTCGGCGAGCGCGGGGGGCGCCACGGCCTTCGCGCTCGCGCAGTGCTGGGGGAGCCTCAACGCCACCGCGTGCGGCCAGTGCCTCCGCgccgcggcgcgcgcggcggccggGTGCGCGCCGGCGACGGAGGGCCGGGCGCTCTACACCGGCTGCTACCTCCGCTACTCCACGCGCCTCTTCTGGAATGTGAACGCCACGGCGGGGTCGGGATCATCAG GAAAGAATGGCGTCGTTTGGATATTAGTGGGTTCCTTTCTAGGTGCTTTTATAGTTGTCCTCATTATTGCTTTTCTGGCTTGGAAAAAGGGAATTCTGAGGAGAAAGAAACAGTCAAAATCATTCATAG ATATGTATGGAGATGGAGTCTCTGTCAGAATTGCACAGTCCAGTTTAAATTTCAAATATGAAGAGCTAAGGAAAGCAACAAATTATTTCGATCCAGCAAACAAACTTGGTCAAGGGAGCAACGGAGCTGTATACAAG GCTGTTATGCCAGATGGAAAAGAAGTTGCTGTCAAGAGGCTTTTCCTAAATACAAGGGAGTGGGTCGAGCAGTTTTTCAATGAAGTCGAACTCATAAGTCAGGTTCGCCATAAGAATCTAGTGAAGTTGCTTGGCTGCAGCGTGAATGGCCCAGAGAGCTTGCTTGTTTATGAATACTACTTCAACAAGAGCCTTGAACTATTCTTGTTTG GCATTGCAGAGGGGCTTTCTTATCTCCATGAGGAATCAGAAATACGGATTATCCACCGAGACATCAAAGCTAGTAATATTTTGTTGGATGATAAGTATAAGCCCAAAATAACAGATTTTGGTCTTGCAAGAGCATTTGCAGCAGACATAACTCATCTTACAACTGGTGTCGCTGGAACATT AGGCTACATGGCTCCTGAATATATCGTGCATGGCCATCTTACGGAGAAGGCCGATGTCTTCAGCTATGGTGTTCTTCTTCTGGAGATTGTAACGGGGAAAAGATGTAGCGGCCCAATTGGCTCACACGGAGGGCAGGCGTTGTTAACAAAG GTATGGAAGCACTACAAGGACAACACAGTAGAGACGATTATCGATCCGATCATCTACAAAGACACGATCCGGCATAAGGTCTTGCATATAGTGCAGATCGGGCTGCTATGCACCCAAGCGAACCCTGGTGACAGGCCTACGATGACCAAGGTCGTCGAGCTGCTGAGAAGCCACAAGCATGATGTCGAGATTGTCCTGAGTGATCCTCCATTTCTGAATGTTGAGGGGGTTGAGGATATGAAACAAGGGGAGCAGTCGCGGTTGTTGTCCGCACACTCTGGTCCTTCAGTGTCAGGGTCGTCTCGGTCTTACTTGAATGGAAGATAA
- the LOC123074077 gene encoding uncharacterized protein isoform X2 encodes MGAKGAAMASSAAGTAALVYVVLSGRLSPDGAEEAPRRRHGRRGVDGGSEARWPESAPASWREAAAVVARTVRFAYGETLGKWPLGDIAFGISHYMRLQIIGHSMGAAIAAILTYILRENKKLSSSSCIAFGPGIVL; translated from the exons ATGGGAGCCAAGGGGGCGGCAATGGCATcgtcggcggcggggacggcggcgctGGTCTATGTCGTGCTCTCTGGACGGCTGTCCCCCGACGGCGCGGAGGAGGCGCCAAGGAGGCGGCACGGGCGGAGGGGCGTCGACGGGGGAAGCGAGGCGAGGTGGCCGGAGAGCGCGCCGGCGAGCTGGAGGGAGGCCGCGGCCGTGGTGGCGAGGACGGTGAGGTTCGCGTACGGCGAGACGCTGGGGAAGTGGCCGCTCGGGGACATCGCCTTCGGGATCAGCCACTACATGCGCCTCCAG ATCATTGGGCATTCCATGGGTGCTGCTATTGCAGCTATTTTAACATACATACTACGCGAGAACAAGAAGTTATCATCATCTTCATGTATTGCCTTTGGACCAGGTATTGTACTGTAG